The Alphaproteobacteria bacterium genome includes a region encoding these proteins:
- a CDS encoding mechanosensitive ion channel domain-containing protein, producing MQQLTEWAQAAQKDALAHLVSSAFYLQIGIVLTALIVSWILSKSVVSRIRIFREEPQSGNYLDLRMTIHNAGALVPVLMAAIMLGIATPVSAEAIGSFWLVRAAQGVAFIYLVYSLANHFISNKTITFILKWIGVPIALLYIAGWLSIFTEHLDSISFEIGNIRISLYAVLRTFIFGIVLFWLGRVSNATGQRLIRNRDAMDAGTREVIAKLFEIGIFVLIFLLLMNVMGIDLTALAVFGGALGVGLGFGLQQIASNFISGIIILLDRTISIGDYIELEDGRTGVLRELTMRSATLETFDGKDIMVPNERFITTAFTNWTHNNRKQRYSLYFQVAYDTDLEKLFDIVRDVVASHPKVLSGNDLPIEERPDAEIEKFGDSGIEILVEFWMIGIDDGENRVGGDLNLMIWTALKANGINIPFPQREVRVLGEKVH from the coding sequence ATGCAACAACTGACCGAATGGGCCCAGGCCGCCCAGAAGGATGCGCTCGCCCATCTGGTGAGTTCCGCCTTCTATCTCCAGATTGGCATTGTACTGACGGCCCTGATCGTATCGTGGATCCTGTCAAAAAGCGTCGTTTCCCGAATACGGATTTTCCGCGAAGAACCGCAATCGGGCAATTACCTCGACCTCCGCATGACGATACACAATGCCGGCGCACTGGTGCCCGTGCTGATGGCCGCCATAATGCTCGGCATCGCCACGCCGGTCAGCGCCGAAGCGATAGGCAGCTTCTGGCTTGTCCGAGCGGCGCAGGGCGTGGCCTTTATCTACCTCGTCTACAGTCTCGCCAATCACTTCATAAGCAACAAGACGATCACCTTCATCCTGAAATGGATCGGCGTTCCCATTGCCCTGCTGTATATCGCCGGCTGGTTGAGCATATTTACGGAACATCTCGACAGCATCTCGTTTGAAATAGGCAACATCCGGATATCGCTTTACGCGGTCCTGCGCACCTTCATTTTCGGCATCGTCCTGTTCTGGCTCGGCCGTGTGTCGAACGCCACCGGCCAGCGGCTGATCCGCAATCGCGACGCAATGGACGCCGGCACGCGCGAGGTCATCGCCAAGCTGTTCGAGATCGGCATTTTTGTGCTGATCTTCCTGTTGCTGATGAATGTGATGGGCATCGACCTGACGGCGCTGGCGGTGTTCGGCGGCGCGCTTGGCGTCGGCCTCGGTTTTGGATTGCAGCAGATCGCCTCGAATTTCATTTCGGGTATCATCATCCTGCTCGACCGCACCATCAGTATCGGCGACTACATCGAACTGGAAGACGGCCGTACCGGTGTCCTGCGCGAACTGACCATGCGTTCAGCAACGCTGGAAACCTTCGACGGCAAGGACATCATGGTCCCGAATGAACGCTTCATCACCACCGCCTTCACCAACTGGACCCACAACAACCGCAAGCAACGATATTCGCTGTATTTCCAGGTTGCCTATGACACGGACCTGGAAAAGCTCTTCGACATCGTTCGCGACGTCGTCGCGAGCCATCCCAAGGTGCTCAGCGGCAACGACCTGCCCATTGAAGAACGGCCCGATGCCGAAATCGAAAAATTCGGCGATTCCGGGATCGAAATCCTTGTCGAATTCTGGATGATCGGTATCGATGACGGTGAAAACCGGGTCGGCGGCGACCTGAACCTGATGATCTGGACGGCGCTGAAGGCCAATGGCATCAATATTCCGTTCCCGCAGCGGGAAGTCAGGGTACTGGGCGAGAAGGTTCACTGA
- a CDS encoding VOC family protein, whose protein sequence is MGKLRHIGVTVPDLEAAAQFYEKTFDMHRVRESDIAIILSDGTVSLAILKFRTDEQAGDERGKDFHGLHHMGFVVDDIGESSKTVEANGGKYHMKLPSRPESMSELKFRDPNGVVFDIVTPEYGKKSWHAS, encoded by the coding sequence ATGGGAAAACTTCGACATATCGGCGTCACGGTTCCCGATCTGGAAGCGGCGGCGCAGTTCTACGAGAAGACCTTCGACATGCACCGGGTCCGGGAATCGGACATTGCGATCATTCTGTCAGACGGTACGGTCAGTCTCGCGATCCTGAAATTCAGGACGGACGAGCAGGCCGGCGACGAGCGCGGCAAGGACTTCCACGGTTTGCACCACATGGGATTCGTCGTCGACGATATCGGAGAATCCAGCAAGACGGTTGAGGCCAATGGCGGCAAGTATCACATGAAGCTGCCGTCGCGCCCGGAAAGCATGTCGGAGCTCAAATTCCGCGACCCCAACGGCGTCGTATTCGACATCGTGACACCGGAATACGGCAAGAAGTCCTGGCACGCTTCATGA
- a CDS encoding zinc ABC transporter substrate-binding protein, whose protein sequence is MLCFLCRAVPALAMVFLLPVTATASSGVVASVLPVHSLVAGVMQGVGAPQLLVTGAASPHDFALTPSAARALQSASAVFWVGAGLETFLVKPLAALSQDAAVVALGTHVPLLEGREGGSWEAHDEAGHQESEHKEADHNHTDHKDSGHREADHGATRHSGSESGHHGHEGHHDHDHDHDHDHDHARDLHVWLDPVTAQAMVRVIVATLQKTDPANAPAYAANGEALLRRLDTLDKGLRDTLAPVRTIPYIVFHDAYQYFERRYGMNAVGSLTISPERSPGVKRLYEIREKIHATGARCVFAEPQFAPALVATVLEGTQAKAGTLDPVGAEIPPGPDAYFTLLENLAAGLRTCLGGPG, encoded by the coding sequence ATGCTTTGCTTCCTCTGCCGCGCCGTCCCTGCACTCGCGATGGTTTTCCTGCTCCCCGTTACCGCCACAGCGTCATCCGGGGTGGTGGCGTCCGTCCTGCCGGTGCATTCGCTGGTGGCCGGGGTGATGCAGGGTGTTGGCGCGCCGCAATTGCTCGTTACCGGCGCCGCGTCGCCGCACGACTTCGCCCTGACTCCCAGCGCAGCGCGGGCGCTGCAATCCGCCAGTGCGGTATTCTGGGTCGGCGCCGGCCTGGAAACCTTCCTGGTAAAGCCGCTGGCGGCCCTGTCGCAGGACGCGGCCGTCGTGGCGCTCGGCACACATGTGCCTCTGCTGGAAGGCCGTGAAGGCGGTAGTTGGGAGGCGCATGACGAGGCCGGCCATCAGGAATCGGAACACAAAGAAGCCGACCATAATCATACGGACCACAAGGATTCAGGACACCGGGAAGCCGACCACGGGGCTACCCGCCATTCCGGAAGTGAAAGCGGGCATCACGGGCATGAAGGGCATCACGATCACGATCACGATCACGATCACGATCACGATCACGCCAGGGACCTGCATGTCTGGCTTGACCCGGTGACTGCGCAGGCGATGGTTCGAGTCATCGTCGCGACGCTGCAGAAAACCGATCCGGCGAATGCCCCGGCCTATGCCGCCAATGGTGAAGCGCTATTGCGGCGGCTCGATACGCTGGATAAAGGTTTGCGCGATACCCTGGCGCCAGTCCGCACAATCCCCTACATCGTGTTTCACGATGCGTACCAGTACTTCGAGCGCCGTTACGGTATGAATGCTGTCGGGTCCCTGACCATCAGCCCGGAGCGCAGCCCTGGTGTGAAGCGGCTGTATGAAATCCGGGAAAAAATCCACGCGACCGGCGCACGCTGCGTATTCGCCGAACCGCAATTCGCGCCGGCGCTGGTTGCGACGGTGCTGGAAGGTACACAGGCGAAGGCTGGCACCCTGGACCCGGTCGGCGCGGAAATTCCGCCGGGCCCGGACGCCTATTTCACACTGCTGGAAAATCTCGCAGCCGGACTGCGCACATGCCTTGGCGGCCCCGGCTGA
- a CDS encoding high frequency lysogenization protein HflD, producing the protein MSKVAIGRCLAVVLAVGAAGAVLVPDAAHAIGAFDWAGDQWTRFSAWVFESQRQYHRELTSSVRAVKADASVATIWTLILGSFVYGVFHAAGPGHGKAILSAYLLTHESRIRLGVWIALAAALLQGVTAVILVEGARELIGWSTRDAYAASGTLESLSFALVAALGAMLAWRGMQAFRRSRGAGRAAVIHDHHGHPLEAHDHDHDHDHDHDHATCHGGHVHVPTPDQLAQQGWRTITGMVLSIGIRPCSGAVMVLIVAGLMGLRVPGMLAVLAMSLGTAAAVAGLAVLAVGARNLATSLARTRYDNLALATHLFATVGGSMIALMGILLFWGSLGPAHPLLP; encoded by the coding sequence ATGAGCAAAGTTGCTATTGGCCGGTGTCTGGCGGTCGTGCTGGCTGTCGGCGCCGCTGGCGCGGTACTCGTGCCGGATGCGGCGCATGCCATTGGAGCGTTCGACTGGGCAGGCGATCAGTGGACACGGTTTTCCGCCTGGGTCTTCGAATCCCAGCGCCAGTACCACAGGGAACTGACGTCATCGGTCCGGGCGGTGAAGGCGGATGCGTCGGTTGCCACAATATGGACGCTGATCCTCGGCAGTTTCGTCTATGGGGTGTTTCACGCTGCCGGTCCCGGACATGGCAAGGCGATCCTTTCCGCCTATCTGCTGACCCATGAAAGTCGGATCCGCCTGGGTGTCTGGATCGCGCTGGCCGCGGCATTGCTGCAAGGGGTGACGGCGGTGATACTGGTCGAAGGGGCACGGGAACTGATTGGCTGGTCCACTCGTGATGCCTATGCCGCGTCCGGAACGCTGGAAAGCCTTAGCTTCGCGCTGGTCGCGGCGCTGGGTGCGATGCTGGCCTGGCGTGGGATGCAGGCGTTCCGCCGGTCCCGCGGGGCTGGCCGGGCGGCTGTGATCCATGATCATCACGGTCATCCGCTGGAAGCGCATGACCATGACCATGACCATGACCATGACCATGACCATGCAACCTGTCATGGGGGCCATGTTCATGTTCCGACACCGGATCAACTGGCGCAACAGGGCTGGCGGACGATTACGGGCATGGTGCTGTCCATCGGTATCCGGCCCTGCAGCGGCGCGGTTATGGTGCTGATCGTCGCTGGGCTGATGGGGCTGCGAGTGCCGGGCATGCTGGCCGTTCTGGCGATGTCGCTGGGCACGGCGGCGGCCGTGGCGGGGCTTGCCGTACTTGCGGTCGGCGCCCGCAATCTGGCCACGTCGCTGGCGCGAACCCGGTATGACAACCTGGCGCTGGCGACGCATCTTTTCGCCACGGTCGGCGGATCCATGATTGCCCTGATGGGCATCCTGCTGTTTTGGGGATCGCTTGGACCGGCCCATCCCCTCCTGCCGTGA
- a CDS encoding DUF1007 family protein, whose product MRKHSAWWCRMIAVGMAISLWPAHVSAHPHTWIDLRTAAMVDAEGRIAALRVLWTFDEFYTAFATEGMDKDGDGIPDDPALQALAQESAKGLKDYSYFTFMKVAGKTVATGPARDVESTFFQGRLGLAFILPLAQPIDLRRETLVYRIYDPTYYIEVAHIKDRPVLFEGDAPESCTYAIAEPKPDMNILSLAQSLDQSESAGDGLGEYFAETVTLHCP is encoded by the coding sequence ATGCGCAAACATTCAGCGTGGTGGTGCCGCATGATCGCCGTCGGCATGGCGATATCGCTTTGGCCGGCGCACGTATCGGCGCATCCCCATACCTGGATCGACCTGCGCACCGCGGCGATGGTCGATGCGGAAGGGCGGATTGCGGCGCTGCGCGTTCTGTGGACATTTGACGAATTTTATACGGCGTTCGCCACCGAAGGAATGGACAAGGACGGCGACGGTATCCCGGACGACCCCGCGCTGCAGGCGCTGGCGCAGGAATCGGCGAAGGGCCTGAAGGACTATTCCTACTTTACCTTCATGAAAGTGGCGGGAAAGACGGTGGCGACCGGCCCCGCGCGCGATGTCGAATCGACCTTCTTTCAGGGGCGACTGGGTCTCGCCTTTATCCTGCCGCTGGCGCAGCCGATCGACCTCCGCCGGGAAACGCTGGTGTACCGGATCTACGACCCCACCTACTACATTGAGGTGGCGCATATCAAAGACCGCCCGGTTTTGTTTGAAGGCGATGCGCCCGAAAGCTGTACCTACGCCATCGCGGAACCGAAGCCGGATATGAATATTCTGTCACTGGCCCAGTCGCTCGACCAGTCCGAAAGCGCCGGGGATGGCCTGGGCGAATATTTTGCGGAAACAGTGACGCTCCATTGTCCATGA